GCGAGTACGCTAGATACTCTCAATTTGCTCGATCAACTGGAGAAAACAGTTCCATGCTCGTCCAGTCGAGTCGCTTCAACGTTGACCACAGTCTGTGCCCAGCATGATTGTGCAAGAACCGTGGCATCCATGAATCCATAGTTTCGAATAATGTGCCCACTCAATTTCCCTGTCGTTAATAATGTTCAATAAAGCTGTCGAATCAAATTCGTTTACGAATAACATTGTATCCACGTGTTCGCAGGCATCGACGATCGATGGCCGCAGGAAGGGCGCCTGCCTCTTCTGTCAAGAATACTTCATGGACCTGTACCTTCTCGCGGAGTTGAAGACGATCTCACTGAAGGTGACCACCGTGGACATGCAGAAACCACCGCCAGATTTTCGCACGAATTTCCAAGCGACCCCGCCGCCGATTTTAATCGACAACGGGGACGCCATTCTGGAGAACGAGAAGATCGAGCGACACATCATGAAGAACATTCCCGGTGGACACAACCTCTTCGTGCAGGACAAAGAAGTGGCTACCCTCGTCGAAAACTTGTTCAGTGTACGTAGAAACATTTCATTGAGCCATTAACACCTTGACCCAGTTTTCGTTCcatttaataattgaaatagTTCAAGCTAACCGTTCGATTTGCTATTacagaaattgaagttgttacTACTGAACGCAAAGGACAAGGACAAAGACCCAAAGTCGTCGTCGCTGATGGCACACCTGCGCAAAATCGACGAGCATTTAGGTCGCAAAGGGACGCGTTTCCTCACCGGGGACACGATGTGCTGTTTCGATTGCGAACTGATGCCGCGGCTGCAACACATCAGGGTCGCCGGCAAGTACTTCGCCGATTTCGAGATCCCGGAGACCCTGGTGCATCTGTGGCGATATATGCACCACATGTACAGGCTGGACGCCTTCTTGCAAAGCTGCCCGGCTGACCAAGACATTATTAACCATTACAAGCTGCAGCAGGTAACGGACACGCGGCGAAAGAACTgcatatttatgcaaatatatAGCTCGCAGAAACTGGAATCAGGCGAAAATTGTGCTCTGTTGAGCCCTCTGCATTCCTTCAAAATTCATAGACATCTAAAGTTCCTTGACCCTTATAGGCTCCCCTTATTTTACACTTTAAAcgaagaaattgtatttatgcCACATTTTTAAGAAGTGCATCTTGTAAGACTTAGGAGTGTATTAGAGGTTGCACTAGTCCTCTTAGGATTAGCGTTAAGAACGAAGACTCAAAGGAGTACTAGACCTACTTTATGAATGTATTTATAAAACCGTGTAGTAGATGGGTAAAAAGCGACCTGGTATGAATAAGGCTGACGAAGGTCAGCCATGTAGATTTTAGTCGCCCAACTCGTTTGTAAAGTCACGTAGAAATGTAATGATCGCTGTTGCAGAGTATGAAGATGAAGAAGCACGAGGAACTGGAGACCCCAACGTTCACAACCAGTATCCCAATCGAGGTCAACGACGACTAGGCTGGACCTGTGCCGTCGGGCCTACGATCTCGTCACATTGATTCAGAACAAGCATGATGATCGTCGGCATCAGTGTGGACACGGACGGTGCATACGCGACGGCGCAGTAAACGTTTTTTTACGATTGTTCTCCGACGAACGGCTCCGTGTAGGAAGGATCTAATTAATTTATGAGAGTAAAAAGTATTCGGAGCCCCGTCTCCACTTTTCGATCGCGTCGGCGACGGACGCCCGTTTCTACAAACACTTTTGCTACATTTGACAAACGATTCGTCGACGCTGTATTACGGTCCAAATTGAATGCAGATTACAAGTAGCTTTTTTACCGCAAGAGACAAGAACGTATAAGTACATACACACGTGAAATGTATTAAGGCCTTCAAAGACGACCAGTTACGCGTGTCCAGAGAACCACATGATTTTTCCTTCTCCTTTATTTTTCTTCGTTcgtctttgttttttttttcgtttcttttccctttGATGGCTACGTATGATGAGTCGTACGTAAATCTGATTTGAGTAGCATTATTATTAGTGAATGGCATTTTAATCTTTTACATTGTACTTTAGATCGAGACTTCGTGTATTTTTTTAAGAGTTTCTCTGTGacccccctccccccatcttTTGATGGTTAGCAATCAAATGAAGAATACAAGAGAGACGTATGCATTCGAATAGTGATTGaccattgaatatattaatatattcctCCACCGTTTTCCCCGTTTATCTCCCGTCAGAAtgtaattgattttctttcaacAACGTCTAAAATTATAATGATAGTCTGGATAGTAAGGGATATTCTAGTCCGATGTATTTTCCATAGGACGCAATGTTAAAAAAGCAGCGCTTTgggtttcgaaatgaaatagtgCATACGTTTCTTGGAAGTTCTACGTTGTAATACAAAGTTCTTAgttaaattcgtcgatttgatttCGAAATGTGAATTTTCGTGGATGGCTCCACGCATGGAATGAATTTTACGAATAGTATGCCTGGTCGTTGCGGACCTCTTTGTAAATGTTGCCTTAAAAGAGGTGGAAGAATCATCGTCCGGGAAAATAGCGCTTCTTATTAACACAGTCCAACGATTTAACAAACTCGGTATTTTCGTATTAGCTATTATATTatgataattatattataaatgatTATTATTGCTATTATTGTATTACTTTGGTTTATACTCGTAGAAATGAATATACCAGTGTTTACAATAATTGGGTATCAACATTTATTATTTAGGGCCTCCTCACAACCGCGAAACGAACATtcgtattatttataaaatctcTGTTACAATCCACAATTCTAACTGTATGATATaccggtacaaatattaatattaatatttttacgtGACTCTACACGTGCATTGTACTTCAGTACATTCGAAAGACTCTTGCAAGTGATACattacagaaaaataattagaaaatcAGCAATTCAAATTTCTTATTTATCTTGATCGCTCGCGTAAAACGCAGCTCgcataatctcgagaaaatcATAAACGGGATCCGGTAATGAAAAAGAATATATCTATCCCGACGACATCGCTATCCATTCGTGTGGGTTTTAAAATAGCACGCGGTTTCCCCTTCCTTGTGACCGCAACTATTACGACGCGTCTTCCATTCATAAATAGGGAAGCACTTGTCGTGCGGGCGGCCATCTTGACTACGTGATCGTTGAAGCTCCTTTTATTTTGATCATTGGAAGCTCACGCCTTCcgacaaataatcgtcgagctCACGACAACAAATGCCGCAGAAATATTTCCAATCGACCAGACATTACCCGCGGTTCACCGCGAGTCAGTTTCGGCGTTTCGGTTGTTCCATTGACTACCGTGGTCCCAGTACGCAGTGCACAGCTGATCAGTGGCCCCGACGGACGGTCGCCGCTCGTTCGTTCCTTGAAATCCCCGAAAAACGACAGAAAAGTTGCCGTTACCCGCGTCACCGTACAGTGACAGTTGCAATTCGAGTCCCAGCCACGTGCGAAAAAAGTTGCACAGTTCCCGAAGTGTCCCCCGGTCAAGTGTTCGAAGTGTGCGTGATCGTTTCCCGTTCGTTGGACGTTTCCAATGGTTGCCGTCCGGTGAGTAGAAGCGCACGGATTTCAAAACCGGGTCCTTGCCCATTCAATGCAATTACACCGTGCCTCGACTCCATCTTTAAAAATTCTCTCTCACCGTTCTATTTTCTCGTGACACTCGTCAACTCGAAAATCGAAGCCGTCGGTGGGagggcggggggagggggcgGAGGGAAACTCAAACAGAGACTTTTGATGGGGACCTTTGCCTGTCCACGCGACACCGAAATACATCCGCGCAGCGGAATGCGCTGGACATCCAACAACAATGCATCAGCGAGTTTCCGCAATAAGTTGTCTCGCTGTGGTAAGCGCGCCGATTTCCGGCGTACACAACTGAGCTGTTATCGATAAGACGTCACATTCCTTCATTGTCTTTAGACAGTGAATTAATGACCGATTCTACTTCTCCTTGTTTGTAAGGTATCAAAACGGAATGACATTGTTCCTAAACAGCGAGGTACTCGTCCCGGAAAGTCGCAAACGATAGGATTCTATTTTCTCGGACGTGTCATAGGCACCAGGGTCAATCGATGCCACAAATTCCAAACTTCGTCGACGATTTTAGCCGCACTGACGGACGTGCCACTCGATTTAAAAACTACGTAAGCCGGCGGCCCAGCTTTCGTGGCCGAAAATCGACCGTTAACCGTGCGAACACGTCCCCCTAACCGCTGGCAATAAAACCACCCGTAACACCGCGGATATTGTTTACTCCACGGGCAGGACAGCGTCCGTTATAGGTTATGTAATCGATACGCTAATCACCAGACCGTGCTCGTTCGTTAAACGGGCCGGAACagggaaaaagaaattagcACTTTTTGGCTCGCGAGACTAGACCCTCGGCTATATTTGTGATCGCGTGAAAGCGAGCTGCTTAGAGAGTCAATAACGAGCTTTATGGGGCCACGTGAATTATTACGATCGTAAAGAACCCCAGTTCACCGGCGCGTTAAGGGGGTACTACTGGGTACTACCGTTCAAACTCTACGAGAAACGAATTCGGATCCTGTTACAGAAAGGCCTGACAGAAAATTTTCGTTTTCTTGTTATACGACCGCTATGTTTATGGGCCTCTTGCACGGTTGGTTTGAGCTCGGACTAATTTGCTTTCAGAAGTTACCAATTTATTCGTGGAGGTCCTTCGACCTGTTGATCcggtcatttttcaattttaaacccTTACACAGACGTcagataaaaataaagaaaattgatgtgcaaaaattttgttgatacTTTTGCTATGTAGAACGGAATTTTTCATAACTTATCCGCAATAAACGATAGTTGGAGCGTGAAGTATGCTTTCCGCGAACGGAGGAGCTTCTTCAGCAGCTAATCTTGATAATTGCTCAGCATTTCTGGCTTCCTCTGTGGCAAGCTGTGCTTGAACGTTAGTTCGCATAAAACGAAGAGCATCCTCCTCCACATGGAGGAGAGACCTCTGCAAATAtatttagaacttttaaaaAGCGTATTTGTTCGAGCTCAAATTTTCTACATTAATACTTCACAGATAAAAAATCTATCAATGGCGGACGTTGTTTTGGTAGATCAGACAAGATATACACAACCAttgatttaaaaagaaatcggCTTTACTACCTTTTAgatataaatgaaaatatttgaaatatccaTCGATATCCTTCGAGACGAAAATTCGTTACTTATTGATCGGTTATGGACGTGTTTAGGCCATAAGCTTTTTTAGCGGACGTTGCCTACACGAAAAAAGTGTAgcaatattttcaagatttcggTGTTTATTTTCGCCTTGAGTCGTAACTTATTGAGCTCTGCTTAACGTTAGCGATGCGTCCCTCGTCAATTATTATTCTTGGTTCCTTATTTTCGTCCGGCGTTAACAGACCATCTTTATCgatgaaaaaatcgaattttaaaaattctacattttaGACAATACCTTCTGATTCGAGaatacaaaaatttgttcaCATTTCAGTGAAGGTGGTCTAAATACCGGCTGAATGGATTTTTTCTGTCGGCCATGTTTGTTCTCCGCTCACGTGCAATTTCCACGTAATTGGCGATGCTCGTCCCGAGCAGATAATTCAACCGGCAAGGGTCATTCACTGGTGGACCAATCATTTTTCTaaacaattactgtaattaccGCCCGTTATTGCTCCGTTCGACGACGCTCGAAATTACGCGTTTCACTCGCGGCTGATCGATGCTCGCGGTATAGCGAATCAACAGGTGTCTAACGAGATTGAACGAGGTTTCCGGCGTTTAACCTGCTCGATTGCAGGCTCGTTGAAAATTCCACAGACTTTCCTCGAAGGCCGGAATCCGGGCCGCgttctttttgtaatttttacggCGCGAGGATGCTAGTCTGCTTCTAGTTGTTCGGCTCGCGAATTTGCTGAAGCCCAGCCCCCGGTCGAGATGCATTCGAGACGTTTAAAAAGAACTGCCAAGAATTCTTCCAAATGCGTGAAAATACTCGTGGAATTCGCTTTTCCCCGCATTGCCAGGAGCAGACGAAAACAGCCACGCTGTGTCTCCTGGGTTATTTCATGACACAAATATCTTGCCGGCACGCTGGAATTCCGCTTTTCCTTTTTCGCCTGTCCCGACGAACGACACTCTCTCGTTCCTCTCTTAAAATCTTCCCCCCTCCCCTGTCACTGATAGAAACGTCCTGCGTGTCTGGTGCAATTAGATCCCACTTATGTCCTTTTTGGTCGAAAACTGCCGGCTAACGCTACCCCATTGTGTGCACGCGCAGGTTACAATAATAACATACCAATTTCTCAGACAAATTTACAAATTGCAACCTTCAAGGAGCCgacatttctattttttttttacccgAAATTTTATATAAGCCGTGCAATCAAAACCATCCTAAGATGTTCCACTGGCGAGTTCGGATAACAGAGATTTTACTATATCGTGAATTACAGAGGTAAATATCTTCCAAAGTGTGTCACATACATGCTTCGTATCATTTCAATCAGGAAAATGTCAGAAATATGATGGTCAAAgtttcataaatatttacacGAATATCTTTTTATATGtactgattttttttttataattgcatttGCCTCCGTCGTCACTGAAAGTATTGCAATTCGATAATGTTTCATAATaatttcgacgaaattttcacACGTGATAGGTAGATATTATGTCGAAGTATGTTATTTTACTCCGAAGTTGCGATAGATCCCGCTAGATCCACAGGGTCGGTCAAATTCGATCCGCTGTCGCGCGTTTCCGCATCGAATGCTTGCCCACGCGCGTTTATTTTGCATTTTCGTCATTTGCGTGTCGAAGAACCGTGCTGTTGGCAAACTTCGCGGGAACGGGCAAAAATGTACGCTTCCGAAGTATTTCGATCACTCGCGAAAACGTTCGAACGCACCGTAATCAGAGATACGAACAAATGAAcatcaaaaataaatattatatttttctcacaaaTATTCTACGGAACCTAGAATGGACCTAGAGAGGACCTCAAaggcagagttgtgcagaattacaattgaattacgaagtgattaaattataattatttgtaattaaattacaatgtaatccgtaattgcaattaatacttcgtaattaaattacatta
This genomic stretch from Lasioglossum baleicum chromosome 13, iyLasBale1, whole genome shotgun sequence harbors:
- the Clic gene encoding chloride intracellular channel protein 5 — translated: MADDSHENGTSNGDVPEIELIIKASTIDGRRKGACLFCQEYFMDLYLLAELKTISLKVTTVDMQKPPPDFRTNFQATPPPILIDNGDAILENEKIERHIMKNIPGGHNLFVQDKEVATLVENLFSKLKLLLLNAKDKDKDPKSSSLMAHLRKIDEHLGRKGTRFLTGDTMCCFDCELMPRLQHIRVAGKYFADFEIPETLVHLWRYMHHMYRLDAFLQSCPADQDIINHYKLQQSMKMKKHEELETPTFTTSIPIEVNDD